GGACAGCTTCTTGTTGGCAGATTATGGCACCAGGGCCCTGGCTCTCTTCCCTGTTCTTGTCGGGATGATTATGCTGTCTTAAGACCTCCCTCTTGAAACTTATTTTCCCAAACTCTAATGTATGGTTTGCTTGTGCTGGTTCAATTTTATGGTCTGGTAAATCGTGTTTGTCTTCTGATGAGGAGCTCGGAATAACTTTGTGTGCTGCTTTTATCGGTTCGGCAACGAGACATCCCACTATCCTCCCACTGGATACGAACAGATAAACCTATGCAGCAACGATCCTTTTATTTGCAGCAAGACAGAACATATTGCATTCATGTTGTTATACCACGTATGGGAATTCAGACTGTAAGTTACCTTGCAAAGCTTATGAAGGAGCCTGCCTTCACCAAACCCCAGCTCCTTCTCCACCACTTTGATCACCTCCTGAACCTGACATGTACATGGATGGCATTACATGATTTGCTTCCTAATTCTGCGCAATTTTCTGATATGTTTCTAATGTCAAAATGTGGATTGTTTCTAAAGTGGCTCAGCCTTTTAGCAGCAAGCAGTTATGCATTTCTTCAGAACCTGTTTGGTGAAGGTCACCTACTCATGTGCAGCCGTTTCTCTAATGCCAAGATGTGGATCGTTTGTAGAAGAGGCTCAGGCTTCTAGTAGTAATTGGTTATAGACACATACATATTACAGCTATCAGTGAACCAACAGTCCACATTTCTTCAGAAAGTCATGCATCTGTGATCTGTGGACATAACAAAGTGAGTTTAGCAAACAGAAAATACCTTGCTGTTCCGCGTACAAGAATTCTCCCCAGTCGCGAGAATAATCCGGTCGCCGCCCTCCGACCTCGCAACCACGGTTTCGTCGCGCCAACCCTGCGGTCAGAACGAACTCTTCAGTCACAGAAAACGCAAGAAACAGACAGGGACAGTGTTGTCAACACTGCAATTATCAGAGAGACAACCGGGACCTTGAAGGGGACGCCCTGGAAGTAGGTCGTGTGGTATGCCCTGTGGACCTTCTCGTCCTCGTCGTTCCCGCGGGCGTACATCATCCCGCAGACCGCGCACGCGTGGAGGAGGAAGTCGGGCTGCCCCAGCTCCAGGTGGAACTGCCCGTAGCTCCGCTTCTTGTTCAGCACCTTGGcgtccgccgcgccgccgccttccctgCGCGCCTCGTCGCCACTGCGCAAGACCGTAGGCGCAGATCAGCCGAGGTGAAGCTGCGGAACGGTGTTTCGATtggggaagagagaagaagaacctGTTGGGATCCGGGTCTGGGGCCTGCCGCTTGAAGAAGGCGTTGATCTTGGGCTGCATCTCCTCGTCGAGCCTTGTCTCCGATTCGCGTTCTCCCGCTCCTCTCTCGTTTGCTGGAGGGAAGGGGGGAGGAGAGGCGACGGCGGGCGGCAGGAGCAGGAAGGCGAGGGACGGGGCGCGACCGAGCGAGCGAGATGAGGGGACAAGGCCGCTGGCGGAGGGGATCGGGCGAGTAGGAATTGAGAAGGCCGTCGCGCGGGATTACTAACGCCAATGTGGGATTTGGGCGCCAAAACAAGCGCCGCGAATCTGTTTTACTAGATAAtgccccgcgcgttgcggcgggaaTATAAACACACATGATAGTAAATATAGGCACATTGTTTAGACAATATACAAATATACACATGGTTGATATATGGAGAAAATTTGCAACATTAATATTTAGATTTTACATTCATAATAAATCATATGCCACCCCTTGACGATTTTTCAGAGGAAACGAAGTTATAACTATTAAAATCTTGATGAGTATGCATTATAAAAATGAGACTTGATAGAAGTGGAGATAATGTCATATTTGAAGAACAACTCAATTCTTTAAGATCTCCTATTTATGCCTTCAAAACCTGAATATTTTATGACAAACATATTGCGGTAACTCTACCCTTGTTTTATTTGTTGCTTCATAGAGCATTACAACACTTCAATGGCAGATGCTTCTAGATCCAAAACCTGCAAAAAAACATTCTGAAAATAAGATCCTGCTTATATCATTTAAAAAGAAGAAAACTTGCTTACATCAACATGATATGTAGGGCAACAGTGACATACACCCATCATCATACACACTGAAAATCTCTCAAGGAAAATCGATAATGTGGCTTTTTTGATTCAGCCATAATGTACAATTTCGGCCGAAAAGAATAAACTGAGAATACCTGAACTTTGATTTTGATCCGAAGGCAAAGTAGAAACATATTGTGTGACATAGAAGGAGCTAATAAGGCAATAAAAATCAAGAGAATTTTGAGAAAGTGAGATATCTGGCAGCCATTCATTATTAATGCTTCAAATAATAACTATATACTGTAAACAATAAAATAGCAATATTACAATGTTCCTAAAAAAATATCCGGAAGACATACCTATGCACATAGAAGCTGCAGCTAGCTGCTTGGCATATACACAGGTTGGGATGGCATGTTCCTATATTATATAACAGGACAGAATACACGGCAAAATTTAGAGAAAATGTAAAGGTATCCGGAAGACATACCTATGCACATAGAAGTTGCAGCTAGCTGCTTGACATATACACAAGTTGGGATGGTATGTTCCTATATTATATAACATGACAGAACACACTGCAAAATTTAGAGAACAAATAAAGAAACAATTTGTATTCTATGGAGCGCGACCTGACCTAAATTGCAAATCACGCACACATGTAACTGAATCGATCTGGAGGAAGGTGCCCTGTGCGCATAGGATGAGCAGTTTCACATGTTGACATCTGCATAATAAATTAAGAGAAGAAAGGGAGCACACAGGTCCTGGGCAAACGCTAGCAGAAGAAAGACGAGGACCGTTGTCCTGGACTCCTGTTGAGCGACTCACCTCCATAACCGGAGCATGTGGTGGATGGCGAGGAGAGAGCATGAGAGCAAGAGCTGGACATCCAAGTAGCTATGGAGGAGAAAAGAGGCAGTGTCTGCGGCCTGCGTCCCGTGATGGCGTTGGGCACGATTAGAGACGGATCAGTTGAGTGCGACAAATGGAACTTGGAGGCGAATAAGTGGAGGCGTATGAGATGGACATGTTGAGACGTCGCTCGGTTTCTGACTCGCTGGTACTAAAATAGAGATGAGCTGCTATAAAGGCTAATGGCGGGTTACTCTTGATTGGAGGATGTGAAAATGCTGAGATAAATTGTCTTTTGATTTGTCGTGTGGGTGGAGGAGACGAATAGGAACAGCTAGCAATAAAAGGAGGAGTTATGCCGTGTGGGTGGAGGAGGCGAATAGGAACAACAATAAAAATAGGTGATGAAGAGTGCTACAGTCCACTGAAAAACATGAAAGGCGACATGTGTTTTTTCACCAGGTTTAGATGGGAAAAATAATTATATTAATGACATGGCAGGTTGCTGATGTGGGAGGCTATGATTGATCAAAGATGGCTGATGaggtggatagcttgcatgttaAGAGAAATCACTTAGTGGGTTGCTTCTATTTAGTTATTATAGATGACGCTAACAAACGATGTCTTCGAAATCTTCTAGGTCCGAAATTCTCTATAGGGTCTCTTGAAAAAAAATTGAACTCTTGATGGACCTTGATCTTAAAAACTTGATCTTGTACAATATATGTCCTTCAAAATCCTGTTAAAAAAGATAAGTATAATATAGGGATCCGATGTATTATTGGTATAATAATTGTatcattaaaacctatatgacaaATTCATTGGAGAACTCATAAGGAAATAGTACAATATGTTATTATCGGATGATAAATACTAAGTTCAGTCCTAGGAGATTTCTCCCTCTGAACTTTGCAAACTTTTCCAAGTCGTCTCATACCATGCCATGAATGCATTTTTGAAATGCACCTGTTGGTAAAAACTTAGTGAACAAATCTGCAAGATTGTCACAAGATTTTGTTTGCAAAACATTAATTTCTCCATTTTTCAGTGATTCATGAGGAAAGAACAGTTATGGAGCAATATGTTTTGGGATATTAATTTTAATCATCCCATATGCATTTGAGCAACGCATTATCTTCATAGATAATAGTTGGTGATTCTAATGAAGCTATGCCGCATGAGGTCTGGATGTGATTAATCACTCTGCAAAGCCATACACACTCACATGGAGCCTCATATAATGCAATTATTTCAGAGTGGTTAATGGAAGTTGCTACTAAAGTCTGTTTTGTTGACTTCCATGAGATAGCAGTTCCATCGTATAAAAATAAAAATCGAGTTTGTGATCTAGCATCATGGGGATAAGAAAGATAGCCGGCATCAGTATAGCCACTCAAAGTCATATCTTAATTTTTATGATAGAATAAACCAATATCTTTAGTATCTTGTAAATACTTGAAGATATTCTTCACTTCGGCCCGATGACGTTTTGTTGGAGCTGCACTGTGTCTAGCCAGTAAATTTAATGTGAAGGTAATATTTGGTCTAGTACAATTAGCAAGGTACATTAGTTTTCCTATGGCACTAAGGTATGGAAACTCATGTCCCAACACATCTTCGTTATCATCCCTAGGTCTAAAAGGATCCTTTTCCATATCAAGGGATCTAACGACCATGGGTGTTTTGGATGGATATGATTTATTCATATTGAATTTTTCCAAATCTTTCTGAATATACGTTGGCTGATAAACGAGTTTTCCTGAGAAAAGATGCTCAAGTTGTAAACCTAAGCAGAATTTGGTTTTTCCCAAATCATTCATCTCAAACTATGTCATTAAATGATTGTGTGCTATAGATATATCTGCCGCATCACCAATGATGTCGGGGTCATCAACATAAACTGAGATGATGCAAAATTATTTTAAGGATTTCTTTATGAATGGGCAATCATCATTATTCGAGTATCCTTTATTGATaagtgaaaggacgagatgtcgcctagagggggggtgaataggcgtttaaaaactcttgcggattttccTTGTAAGAatacggaattaaactaacgtttagtttacaagcacaactcctaaatatgctaggctcaactaagtgcaacaataacaactagagctaagcaagataggcacaagatatatgaagcacaagtgatagcaagatatatgtacttcaagcacgatggctatcacaaggaaagtaagctcgggtatagaaataaccgaggcacgcggagacgaggatgtattcccgtgttcccttcctttgcaagaaggtacgccacgtttggaggagtggaggtcccacgaaggattccccaacgccatgaaggctcaccatattctccgagccacacccacgaaggataatggccctttccttatggttagcttttcctccactccggagatggcaagctccacaaccacttcacaagcaccacgaaggagaagccctttccttgaagagatcaccggagcaccaaccgccaagccaactaggaggtctccctccaagagtaacaagctcacggtctctcactcgaactaatcgtggtggagagctcaacactatgcaatgatgcaaagcaagaacaatagaggtgttcaaatccttcgcactcaaatcccacccaagaaccaaatgctaggatgagattagagaggaagaacaatggaggaaatcaacaaatgactccaagatctagatcccaagagttcccctcacttagaggagaaatggattggtggaggttgtagatctagatctcctctcttagatccctcaagaatgagcaagaatcatgggagggaagggagaggaagcaagctcaagaggttcaacaatggtggtaaaaaacgtgctcaagaaccctagaaaacagttggggaagaagccccttttatagccaaacgaaatatgaccgtttggggcagATCTGGGAGTTTTTTGTGCAGCCTGGCGTGAGAgcaggtcgaccgggccagggaccgggccggtcagaccgggccagggaccaggCGCCCCTGAAAGCCCCCTGGAAACTGTCCGGTTGGCACCGGTGTGGGAGCCGGTTTGTACCGGACGAGCCGGTGAGACAGCCGGCGCCACCGGGCCAAACATGAAAACATGGTTTACAAAAACATGATAACTTTTGCGTCCGgattccgatttcgatgatcttgggcttgttagaatgagaacaacaagccctacaactttatgcatagaaacatcactgtccacccacggagtaaaaatcataagatgaatgtttgacctatctataaaagagacaccggtaaaacctccaagcttgaaaacgcaatagaagatgcatatgaattccgttttcgatgaacttgggcttgttgtaaagctagcaacaagctcaagaacttcacacagagaaacaccaagaagcaataagatttATGGAATTCAaagcatgcaaagggttgagctccctaagacgatgtgatcaagttacccaactgaaagcccctcttgatagtgcggctatgtatcctataacccggtctcccaacaaccaccttgagactggtaaaaggaaaacctagcaaggccatacctttgccttgcgcatcccgcttgatctcgatgatagctcttcaagctccactcaagccggaatgcctcacttgatcattgttgcttcgtgaagactcacaaatgctcccccatacaccatgatgggaaagctccatttatgcacatcttcacatgtccattatcatcaaaatGTACGGCAAGATTcgagcatatgatcctcttgagatgctcaatcttgaacttgcccaactcaaccttgatgatgatcaccacttgacgtcatcctctcatgggctatatgagatctcacttttgatgcatgcccatggaaagatacctaacccacatagaaaacacaagggaacatatatgatgggttagttcataaagcataattgacacggcttaccctaccacatgacttctcgtggcacattcttcatgcttcatgtgttgactaaacttgaatctattcttcactctttgtattggtcaaccttgtatcttctcatgctctatcatactatcttgaggtgtatatagaattcttcatctgcttgcatgctctaaatcttagtcaactatagctcaacttatgagactatcatgacactgaCTTAGatccataacttgaattcttcacttggaatcaagcactcaagatcttgatcattcattgcttatcacataagctagagcatggataatattgagttccacataagaactccatcttcatttcttcttcttgatcatatcacatatatatctttaaATCAATGATCTTGataccaatacacaaggtatatctttatcttcatggcatccatacttgaatccaacacatggactacaagtagtacatatggcatattccttcatataaactcaatgaaaacattagtccataggggttgtcattaattaccaaaaccacacataggagcaatatacccttacagtaAGGAACTCACTAAGCCGGTTATACCACATTTTACCCGACTGCTTTAAGCCATAGAGTGATTTTTGTAATTTTATACAATACATGTTGCGATCGTGTTTCGATTAGGGATTTTAAGTCCATCAGGGACTTTCATATAAATATCTGCATCGAGTGACCTATATAGATATGTGGTCACTACATTCATTAATTGCATTGATAAATTCATTTGTACTGCCATGATATTAACTATCGAAACGTAATTCCACTCATTACAGGAGAATATGTATCGTCGTAATCTAATGAATACAGGGTCTTTGCGTAAATCTTTGTGCTACTAGTATCCCTTTATATCTCACCACCTCATTATTTTTGTTCCTTTTTCGAACGAAAAACCATTTAGCTCTCACATGGAAGACTTTAGGAGGAGTAGAATATCTCTCTTTTAATAAGCGAGCGCAGTTCTGCCTCAATGGCCTCCTTCCATTTAGGTCAATCCCAACGCTTCAGACACTCTTTCACAGATTTTGGCTCTAGATCCAGTTGAAGGATTTTA
This region of Lolium perenne isolate Kyuss_39 chromosome 2, Kyuss_2.0, whole genome shotgun sequence genomic DNA includes:
- the LOC127335425 gene encoding protein CHROMOSOME TRANSMISSION FIDELITY 7; the protein is MQPKINAFFKRQAPDPDPNSGDEARREGGGAADAKVLNKKRSYGQFHLELGQPDFLLHACAVCGMMYARGNDEDEKVHRAYHTTYFQGVPFKGWRDETVVARSEGGDRIILATGENSCTRNSKVQEVIKVVEKELGFGEGRLLHKLCKVYLFVSSGRIVGCLVAEPIKAAHKVIPSSSSEDKHDLPDHKIEPAQANHTLEFGKISFKREVLRQHNHPDKNREESQGPGAIICQQEAVPAVCGIRAIWVVLSRRRKGLGSQLMDAARKSFREGSALGISQCAFTPPTSAGKALASSYCKTSTFLVYREGDV